A single region of the Gemella sp. zg-570 genome encodes:
- a CDS encoding ATP-binding cassette domain-containing protein: MLGSGKSTLLKLLLRINISNDDSVKINGIDINLIDDMKLINKFSCIDQNVFVLSKVYLII; the protein is encoded by the coding sequence TTGTTAGGTTCTGGCAAGTCAACGCTCTTAAAATTATTATTAAGAATTAATATTTCTAATGATGATAGTGTAAAAATTAATGGGATAGATATAAACTTAATAGATGATATGAAATTAATTAATAAATTTTCCTGCATAGACCAAAACGTTTTTGTTTTAAGTAAAGTATATTTAATAATATAA